Genomic window (Daucus carota subsp. sativus chromosome 5, DH1 v3.0, whole genome shotgun sequence):
GTGTTTTGTTTAATATCCTGGCGCAAGGAAGCCAATGTCCTCCTcgttccaattggcgcaaggaagacagtttcttccttgttccaattggcgcaaggaagaaaagGTGATGGATAgaaattggcgcaaggaagaaataaaacactaatttcttccttgttccattcttggcgcaaggagagaTTATGTGTAATTTTCTTCCTTGCTCCATTacttggcgcaaggaaagaaTCATTCATAAATTCTTCCTTGCTCCATTTTCTTCCTTGTTCAAACATAGAACGAGCTAGcacacttatacatatatatatatatatgtgtgtcacatatatacatataagtatttACTAGTCAATTTGGAGGATGCTTCgccttgacttgattaagttatcTTGACTGAGTccttcgaatccaattcacacgtactgacgtcatgtgcactggtctggttcacgaacgactaatacagaattaattctccgtcttcttttcttgacaacatacttaatcagtctcactagacttgagtattgcttcagtGATTCTGATTACGAATAATCAGAGAGGATGTACTTGAATCTTCCAGAACTGAGAATCTTGATCTTTGGACAACCTTGACATCAGAAACTACTTTgactttattcttcaccgaggcttgaacattttaatgaacttctatcagtgatttgctgtacgtctcagatatcttgattgcctTCAACTTCTTGAATCGTATCTTCAactctgtagattcctgtacgaTACTTAGTTATTGTTTCCTGTTCTTAATCTACTGTTGAGTTATCGACATTACATTACATGTTACATTATGATTTACACTTACACGGgcacagtgttgtaaaaagcgggaatcggacttagtcggtgagggtaccgtccagcgattaatcggataatcggagattaatcggagtgattaatcgaatcattaatcgtaatcaatttaatattatttttaaattatatatatatttataaaattatatataatataaatttataatcatataaaatcaaaagagtaatgattttttataacccaaaacatgcctttatatacatatacaagccTAGTCATCTCATATATTTGATTCAATCTGCTAAGGAATATATGttgcaaatttaaataattagagTTTGGAAGTTAATATTAAAAGAGTGAAACGtgataaaaacaaatttaatttatgtgttttgtctTTCTGtgccttttattttatttaaaattaaatttaaaattttaaaattttttcactttttttaaatttttttaaattcaccgatttttgaccgattttttccgattaatcccgacttttgaccgattaatcccgattttcagaaaaaacgattttttcaccgattaacgcttaatcgagacggtggccgaccgaacagcgattaatcggcgattaatcccgattaatcgccgacttttagaacactgcacGGGCAGtattattaactatatatatttgattgatcATATTTGCCAGGAGATTTGATATAGTTATTCtcatatgaaaataatttatttcatacTTATGATAATTTTGTCTTTGTCTCATGTTCGTAACGCAAAGGATTCAGGATTTGATAGATATTTTAGAGCAATTATGAaaaatagttttataaattgtattcaatttttctttttttcaatttatgaagaatagttttataaatttagtatctaaatttttgttagaaaaaatatttcaaaaatatactataaaattatCGTGTAAAAGCCAAGTTTACCATTTTTTCAACATTCAGTGTCTAAAATATCATGAATCAGAAAAACTGACTTAAATAACCAGTTAAATACGCATATCACACATGCGTTTATAACAGTTACGCAAATGTATGATGCGAGTAGTTTATTATATGAATGATCCACATCTCTAAATGCCGAGATACGCATATTTCATATGCGTGTTTCTTTTAACATTGTATCTGCACGCATTCGCACGATGCGACTATTTGCATTTGATGGGATTGATATAAACCTTTTTTGTGCTTCTTCTCTTTTATCATCGTGTTGTCATCTCTTTTTAGACTATACATAAACATTATACTTACTTATCAACGACTCTATCAATATGCGAGCACGAGACAAGCGCATGTTCAACATGCGTGTATCTTTATTCCAGTACACCGTCTTCATAAAGAATGCGTCATGCACACATATTATTCTTAAAAAGGTGTTGTCTGATATGAGGGCCTCCATGACACACATGTTTGGgcatataataaaattgtagTTTGGTGTTTTGCAATACTTTAGAGCACTTGACCTTTTTAAGTATGTGCATgctgtatataatatttaatttaatatttccgcagtattttagaaaatttattagCATTCTAGAAAATTTAACCATAAAATATAGGGCGCTATGTTTATACGTTTGTAAGATTTTTCTTTATATtggtttaatatattttgtctgGGACTCTTTCTGAATTGATATCGTGGAGAGTTTGAAGAGAGgctgttaggaatatgtgatgcttgatgatacaaagtattttattcttacttagaataaaattgcatgtagctgatcaattgatgaCATGCCAAGACAgcatcaattgatcagattaacccatcaacggatgatgagatactgtaacaaagctggagtatcttagcagttgatgtaataATAATGAGTACTTTTAggttagcagttgatctatcaatggatgtttagatagggtgacataattgtaaatatgagaagttatgtaatctatccaagtgaagtgaagatcgatcgctaattatgaagtatcaatggctaatttGGAGGAGACTATAAACCGCTACATCAACTCCATTATCCCATATATCAAGGAAGACTATCAACTGCTATTTCAGAATAGTATCAACTGGTAATATTAGCagttgacagctacaagtcaagataaagacaaagagcacatgggttgatgtgacagatgctgcaccagttttggaagctaaacaaaagcagtttagtcaaatattgagaacctcgaagcctaccatttctggcaaagcaacaagaatttcaagctgccaaatgcaatgtcaagtccaagaaattctatatttgtattaGCTAGAAAGTTAGTAGGACAAtgcttttacagactagttttgtttgtaatagtatatattcactttgtaattttacatttcaaagtatccaaacaccaagaactgaagagcaaagcattagagaaagttagcaagaaattgtaagcttctgctcttcattcttttgtaagcagccaagtatttttacttggaaggttcttaatataaaaatctctcaggtggatcaaacaatccacctgaaattttttaagatccttgttctttaaatttctgttttagcttttatgttcttttgtagtttgaatataatctgttgtgcaaaagttgttgaaatttttatagattgtattcaacccccctccccccccccttctacaatctaacttattgtttgcattgtctaaataacaGAGGCTAAAGAAGTTTTGTAAAATATCTGAAATTCACAtatcagttttttttaatgttggATAGTTTTTGGAGGTCCTCTTCAGAAACACCATGCCTTCCACTTTAATGGTAAACGTTGCTGAATTTCTCAAGTAAAGTTTTTCACCGGCATCGGAAACTTTGAGGATAGAGAAAGTCGTCTTGTCAGAGCAAACATATATATGCCTTGTAGCTCCTGTATCAATCCACCATTCCTTTCAATTAGAGCCTACCTAGTTCACTTCAGAGAAAAGGTGCATAGCATGTTCTTAAGTATATATAACCATGGCAAAAACATGTGAATGGACATctaattaaaaacatatttcaCATTATGAAAGCACATATTTCTCTAAAGGGAATATACTGGTATATACAACACATGATTAGAAGGAAATGTAAGAATCAAAATAACATTTTAAGGTATCATGACACGCTTCTTTTCAAGTGCTTGACATTAATTTCAACAACTTCCATACGCTTTGCAAAATAATACATTTACTACTTGTTGCGGAACTAATGCAACTTGTCCTTCTGAAGAGCTTTCATGAATTACTCTAATAATCCTATCAAGATTTATGTGCAAATTGATAATAGCATAACATTAAATATGAATTACAACATGTGTGATGTGTGTGATGTACATCGACGTGCTGCAATTAATATAGTTTACGTTAATTACtaactttattttattcatttgttTTAGATTTCATATgcagttatttatttatttaacttgtcaaatttaacaaaaaaaattataactaattttataatatatatttcgcCGTCATTAACAGTTTATAACATTTACATGTCTAATATCATAAATCAACAAAACTATCAAATActgcaaatattatattactttagttaattgttttcatatttttattatattgaatACAGATGGTTCCTAGTTATTTATTAGGGGTATTCAGAACTACTGTATTAGTCAATTATTTTCAAAAGACAGTATATTAAGTACTACAATCGTGTATTTATGAAATTAATGAGGAGATGTTGAAAATATATGTTGTTTAGACTCAAAAGCTAAAAGCTATGAAATTCAACCGGGTGTAATTATGTTTGAATTATAGGATGCAACGATACCGCATCTCACAAATTTCATCCTAATCTACACTTATTCAACCCAACCCAGTGGAAATATTAATCGTATTTTGATTCGAACAGATAATATGTTCGGCTGAGTTATTTATTGCATGCTTGGATACGTTATTTTCATAGCAGGACATTGATCGATAACAACTATAACTGGATTCTTTCCCGTGGCCTTTACAAAATGATTAAACGCCCAACTATAATGGAAAAAACTCTCTTGACATAATAGACAAGCTGTAAAGCTCACACACTTGTCATATTCATCTACTCTAGTAAATGGTGCAAAGATCATATTATACCTACACACAAATCAAATCACTAAGAAAATAAACCATTCATTGAGTTTAAAAGGCCCAATCACAAATAAATGCTACAACCTTCATTCGCTTAATTTGCGTATTCAAACAAGAAGCAATTATTTCTTCTTGCACTTTATAAAAAATAGCAAGCATGAAAAAGAGCACTTAATTTCGACTCATTATCCATCTtattagttttctttttctctgtCTATCCATTCCACTTTGATAACGTATCAAAAATTCACAAAAACTGtcattgtttttttaaattgcCCACAAAAGTTTTCGAAAAAATGCATCGgtaaaaatttaagaataatGTTTTTGAAAGTATTAAAGTTCGGaggtatataaatttaatacgAAAACcatgtatataataaataacTCAACCGAACATTTTGTCTGTTCGACTCAAAATACCATTTGGTGCCGTTTAGAAACAtggatttcatttcaaattctagatttaaaatccaaatctaaattcctatatttgaaatccaaatTTCCTGTTTGGGATATCTTAGTATTTCAAAAGCTGAATTtggaatttaaacaaattttttaccTAAAAACTTAATCATAACTCCAAAATTTAATGACAAATGCGTTCTTCaatatttatctaaataatattttgaagtaGGCGATACATAAGATAAATATTTAATGTGTCTAGGATAAAATATTCTAACTAGTCATCAATGTGTAACAAAACTTTATCTAATTTATCATCATCCGGCAGGCTCTTAGCATTTGCCATAGGGTTGAAATCTCCATCACCCTTGTTCTCCTCATTTATTTGATGAAATAGGATTTAAGTGAGTACTCCACCCATTTGTGTACTCCACAAACGATAACTCATGCGATCAAGAGCTAGTGGCAAAGTATTCTAGTGAGCTATATGCTCTTTTCCTGATCTTTTAGTTCCCATCCTGCAACAAAGTAAGTTCCCTCATTAATTCACAATATACACTGACTTCACACACTTAGATGAATATTCTAAGTAGGCTACACATAGTTAGAATATTCTTCTAGATGAATATTCTACTAAAACTCAATTATTAATGAGTAATCACTAGTACTGTATCATTTACTCATGTTAGTTCCATGTGACATAAATTGAGCAGACTAATAAACAAACTTCAAAATTATGCTACAGAGAATAGCTTAGACTATTAATCTACAAAGTTGGGCAAAATGTACCGAAAGAAATTGTCTATCAAGTCAAAGATGTGTGTACACATTGTGCATCTTCTTACTTCCTGCCATCTGTTAATCCACATACTTGGAATAGAGAAATAATCGACGAAAGTTTCTTCATTTTGGGCACAACATATAGTCTAAACTATGTAGGTCATATCATTAAAGGCTaaaatatactactacaaaggaatgaataataaaatttgtaagtGAAGGCTTCACAAAAGATTACACTAACATGATATAATGAATTTAGTCACCTTTCACTAGAATGCACCAATGCACAGTCCTTACGTAATGGATTTTACTAGAAATCGTGTCCAACTGTTGAGAGCATTGTAAAGAAAGTTTTAGCCCAATATATATCTAAATCGTCGTCTCTTGCTGCACCGTTGCTGCGAATACCCCTAATAAATGAATATGAACCATCTGTattcaatataataaaaatatgaaaacaattaactaaagtTATGCTCAATGTTATAGAATAAAAGCTAAAGACACTTTTTGTTTGAGTTACATGAATAAAAGCTGTTATATATTGAAAGCTATATGTTATTAGAAAATAGAAGGCATAAACGAAATATATAGCAAAGATCAGTggaaattaataataaactGGAGAATCGGAGACTCAATATAAGTCATAAGATTAAAGCAAGTAGAGCAAAATACATACCAGTGGTGGATGTTGTGAATGCTGGCATTAGAAGGGGGTTAACACACCATGAGTTTAAATAATGTTAATCACTTTTAAAACTCTTCAAGTAAGACagttaaattcatatatatgtaaaattttaagttgTAGATGTTAAACCTTAAAGTTAGGATCTAGCTTTCCAGCTAAAGCAAGCACCAGTGTAGACTTTTCAGAATTTGGGAGACCTATAAGCAATGTCATCCTGCAGCACATTGCATACCAACAAAAACACTCTTTAGataaaatttcttcaaaaacacaATCTCATcaagtctgaaataaataaTGTGAATAGTGAATCCCACCTGGAAGGCCTAATGAttccactaatatcatcaaGGATAGTGCATTGCTTCTTGTTATTTGGTAGAACCCGAAAAACGCTCAACAATCCTGGTTGAAAACCAAACTAGGAAATGAACATTATCAGATACATATATGACCAGGTAAGTCCATTTAAAAAGTGTAGTTTGTGTTGGATTCTCATACCCTATTCTCCTTCAGATCATATGTAAAACTACTAATCTCACAACTACTAACCATAGTCCCCTTAATTCACATAAAATTAAGCAATTAACATATCTTAAATTTCTACTTACATTAGGCatattttgaaatgtataaGCATCAACCAAGTCAAAACAGAAATGTCAACTACATCATATTATAATCCACATATAATTACTACTTAGCATAACAAACGTCTCGCAATCATCCGACAAAAACACCAAAACAATTCTACTTAACTCCATCAAGAAACATTTATTTTACCACTAAacacatttatttttaaatcgcTACTTAAagcataatatttaataataataacaataataataataattgttataataatttggatgaCCCAGGAtgttagattttatatattgagtttaatTGGTGTTCAGTTATGTAATTATGgtcttaacaaatcatattttatgagaaataaaatataatgatagtgttttttgtatttttttaaagtaatctcTCTAAACTGCAACCCTTTGtagagtattatatatataagatcatatagaaataaattagatagATGCTGAATCTAAACTTCGACTATATAACATTACTCATCCTATAACTGCCATCACTCGTTGGGGGCTAATCCCGGTCGTACAGAATCCATTCGGGGTCAACTAAAACCTCATCAAGACTCCGAACAAGTTCTAGACAGTCTCTAGGTACAAGAGCTCTCATTAGGCATTTTAAGTTCAACTTTGATCTCATTAAGTCTCACCCTGACCCTGATCCCAAATCCGTTCCGATTCTCtcaatttgtatttaattttcatttatatgatttttatgtagtttcaattaaacaattttttttagatgataaattagAAAGAGCTCAaacagaaaataaatatatatatagacactcAATAGCAAATGAAAATGTTTggtgtacaaaattttatatataatgacatgtggtgggTTGTAATTGGAATGGTCCAGTATCAACAACCCCAATTAAAACATTCCACATCACATCAGCGGTCAAGtctatgtacaaattttctttaCACAATTTTGTGTACTTAGCACTACTCAATAGCAAATGCAAATTAGTCTGTTATTGATCATTCCCCTGAAATCTTGATACAACTGCTATCTTGAACTACATAACAACGGCGGGCTTTTATTTTACCTATATCTTTATGTAGAgtggtctatatatatatacagcacAAATTATTTTACGATACATGATTTTATCAGGATATATGCAGGTGTATCCATGTCAATATATACTCAGGTACGAAATGGGTTTAAAGACTCTGAAATCCTCGTCAATTATCAGGACAGCGGGGAGAAACAGTTCCACTTTCTTCAAGCTCAACATTTTTGCAGACAGCTTTGACCTTTTCGCCATCTTGTCCTGTTAACTTGATGTCTCTGAGTACAATGTTTTGGCATGGATGGTTCTTGCtgcaattaaaattaatagcCACATCTGTCGCACTTGTTCCTTTTATATTCTCGTACAACACATTCTTCACTTGAACAGCTGATTTCTGTTGGATTTATCATGTTTCAGAATTAAGTACATCAAGTGAAAACAccacgaatttattaaaaataaattaatgttaGTATGTTTTTACCTGTTGTTTACATGGCTTGGACTGATCACAATAGTTTTGATTTATGATGATCGGGTTTTCGACGTCTTTCATGTCTATGTTCTTGAAATTAATGTTGCTTGCGCTTCCTGATCCTCCCTGTGCAATATGGACACAAGTGCGATTAACAATCTGTTCTAAAAAGTAGTTGTCTctgtttttttctttaattatttactaCCTGATATGTCTTGATCCTGACTCCATTCATAGTTCCAGAGAGCTTAGCTCCATTCACAGTTACATCAGACACATGAGCTTCTGAATTTCCATCTCCTAAACTTCCGATGCTGAGCAATATAATCGAGCAAGatgagaaatattaaaaaaaaacccgTAAGTTATGATATATGCACAATAATTTTATACCTATATTTGATGAAGAAGGGAACTAAATGATTACAAATTCAGATTGTAGTGTATCTAAATATGTACCTAATACCATGGCCCGGTCCACAGGTTAGATCTGTGATTTTCAGCTTCTTAGTTCCATCTTCAATTGAAACACAATCATCGCCTAAATTTAATCCATCAAACAGCCATGAGTTATTCACAGGTTATATCTGTGATTTTCAGCTCTTCTTAGAGCTGAATAAAAATGTCTCTGCATAATTTGAAGTACAAGGAAAATGATACCTGTCTTAATAACGGAGCTAGATAATTGCATGTTTTTAGTGCGAGTGATGTGAATTCCGTCTGTGTTAGGGCTATCTCCAGGTGCCGTTACTCTGAGATCCGAAGCCTGGACAGTCTCACATCTCTCGAACGATACTTGTATTTGTTGAGCATTTTGTATATTCAGGTTCTTCACTGTTAATTTGTTTACCCTGTAGAAGGTCAATGCCTGACATTCAAAGAAACACCGTTAAACCATTAAACAAGACATAGAAATCATAATCAACCGAAGAAGCGAGGACAAGGGTGCGCTAGTATTGCGGGTGCGTGGTGCAGGGACATGAGAAttcgataaatataataatattgggGATTCAGGTGCAGGGACATGgcgtatataaatataaatgttcaCATATATTTCATGTTAGACATACTAAACTTTTTAACAGAACTTAAATATGTATGAAAATTCTACTAATGCATAATTTGTTCAtttaaacatgaaaatataagtGAAATCCCTTTCATTTATGACAAGAA
Coding sequences:
- the LOC108222189 gene encoding polygalacturonase: MAPRKYIFHFTIIIFLCSISASWSLEDVLQVHDDIYRFGDYHDGVYDRETGYDSRAYPSEFLSSDGKYYSDGMSPDLPDVGTGIESYLEKLAAETSAKTVSVQSYGAKGDGKSDDTMAFEKAWKEACSSSGAIFMVPKNKKYLVKQITFEGPCKAALTVQVAGTVLASNNRGDYKNDKRHWLMFENIKNLVVQGGGVIDGNGKIWWENSCKIDESKPCTDAPTALTFYRVNKLTVKNLNIQNAQQIQVSFERCETVQASDLRVTAPGDSPNTDGIHITRTKNMQLSSSVIKTGDDCVSIEDGTKKLKITDLTCGPGHGISIGSLGDGNSEAHVSDVTVNGAKLSGTMNGVRIKTYQGGSGSASNINFKNIDMKDVENPIIINQNYCDQSKPCKQQKSAVQVKNVLYENIKGTSATDVAINFNCSKNHPCQNIVLRDIKLTGQDGEKVKAVCKNVELEESGTVSPRCPDN